From one Deltaproteobacteria bacterium genomic stretch:
- a CDS encoding diguanylate cyclase: protein MTTGTPLEDNSSVDSPRLLLVDDDASILTLLSEFVEGMGYPYSTASDGVEAMEAMERQPATVVITDLLMPRMDGMDLLKRIKSRWPDTDVIVITGHTREFRYTDVVREGASDFLQKPFSLDEFEAKLLRVLREHALRTMLRRLAVRDPLTDLYNRRFFEERIEEEAERAGRQGYPLFLILVDIDQFKEVNDTHGHHEGDRILKVLADVLIKSTRRHVDTPFRFGGDEFAVLVPQATERQACQIAERIRQNYEAGDVRGTTLSLGVAGFVRTQAPIRQDIDILIRNADDSLYAAKRAGGNCVLVNGRTG from the coding sequence ATGACAACGGGCACCCCTTTGGAAGATAATTCATCGGTCGATTCCCCGCGCCTCTTGCTGGTGGATGACGACGCGTCCATTCTAACTCTCCTTTCCGAATTCGTCGAAGGCATGGGCTACCCTTACTCCACGGCCAGCGATGGGGTCGAGGCCATGGAAGCCATGGAGCGTCAGCCTGCGACGGTCGTGATCACCGATCTTCTCATGCCCCGCATGGACGGGATGGATCTCCTGAAAAGGATCAAGAGCCGGTGGCCGGATACAGACGTCATCGTGATCACTGGCCATACCCGGGAATTTCGCTACACGGACGTCGTGCGGGAAGGGGCGAGCGATTTCCTCCAGAAGCCATTCAGTCTGGACGAGTTCGAGGCCAAGCTCTTGCGGGTCCTGCGGGAACACGCCCTGCGGACCATGCTCCGGCGTCTCGCCGTCCGAGATCCCCTGACCGATCTCTACAATCGGCGCTTTTTCGAGGAGAGGATCGAGGAGGAGGCGGAGCGGGCAGGGCGTCAGGGATATCCCCTTTTCCTGATCCTTGTCGACATCGACCAGTTCAAGGAGGTCAACGACACCCACGGTCATCACGAAGGGGACAGGATCCTCAAGGTCCTTGCCGATGTGCTGATCAAGTCCACCCGCCGCCACGTGGACACGCCTTTCCGGTTCGGCGGGGACGAATTCGCCGTTCTTGTCCCCCAGGCCACGGAGAGACAGGCATGTCAGATCGCGGAGCGCATCCGCCAAAATTACGAGGCAGGAGACGTGAGAGGGACGACCCTGAGCCTGGGTGTGGCGGGTTTTGTGAGGACGCAGGCCCCTATTCGACAGGACATCGATATCCTTATAAGGAATGCGGACGACTCCCTTTATGCGGCAAAAAGGGCGGGAGGTAACTGCGTCCTGGTCAATGGCAGGACGGGCTGA
- a CDS encoding inositol monophosphatase — translation MERIDRIVQSCPRRDLRPILETALRASLEGGAILRRLFGRPIGIQHKGDIDLVTEADIASEKRILGILGESMPGVPVLSEESSTGHVPQGASWIVDPLDGTTNFAHGFPWFAVSIAFGQEAGIEAGVVYAPLQEEIYHAVRGCGAWLNGTRIQVSRIAELEVALLGTGFPYDVRSSHEHIMAAFQAVIKKAQGIRRAGAAALDLAFVAAGRLDGFWEVKLKPWDTAAGLLLVEEAGGMVTDFASGPYNPSLQEILATNRLIHRELSEILQGFRP, via the coding sequence ATGGAGCGCATTGATCGAATCGTTCAGTCCTGTCCCCGAAGAGACCTTCGCCCTATCCTCGAGACCGCCCTCCGGGCATCCCTCGAAGGCGGGGCCATCCTCCGGAGGCTCTTTGGCAGGCCCATCGGGATACAGCACAAGGGAGACATTGATCTCGTCACTGAGGCGGACATCGCCTCTGAAAAAAGGATCCTCGGGATCCTTGGCGAATCCATGCCCGGAGTCCCGGTCCTTTCTGAGGAAAGCTCGACAGGTCATGTCCCTCAAGGGGCATCCTGGATCGTGGATCCCCTTGACGGCACCACAAATTTCGCCCATGGATTCCCATGGTTTGCGGTCTCCATCGCCTTCGGCCAGGAGGCGGGGATCGAGGCCGGGGTCGTCTATGCGCCCCTGCAGGAGGAGATCTATCACGCCGTCAGGGGCTGCGGGGCATGGCTTAACGGGACACGGATCCAGGTTTCCCGTATTGCGGAACTGGAAGTGGCCCTCTTGGGAACGGGTTTTCCGTATGACGTTCGAAGCTCGCACGAACACATCATGGCCGCCTTCCAAGCGGTGATCAAAAAGGCCCAGGGCATCAGAAGGGCCGGGGCCGCGGCCCTGGATCTGGCCTTTGTTGCTGCCGGACGTCTCGATGGATTCTGGGAGGTGAAGCTCAAACCCTGGGACACCGCCGCAGGCCTCCTGCTCGTGGAAGAGGCAGGCGGCATGGTCACGGACTTTGCATCCGGGCCCTATAACCCGTCCTTGCAGGAGATCCTGGCGACCAACCGCCTGATCCACAGGGAACTATCCGAGATCCTACAGGGGTTTAGGCCATGA
- a CDS encoding NUDIX hydrolase, protein MSVSRTVTCPKCGEVIQIYKNPVPTVDVIIEVEGGIVLVRRKNPPPGWAIPGGFVDYGERVEEAAIREALEETGLSVRIQSLLGVYSDPARDPRLHTISTVFTARAQGSPRAGDDAAEVAVFPVDRLPDEMAFDHRRILHDYAASRKDSVRSKG, encoded by the coding sequence ATGAGCGTCTCTCGAACCGTCACCTGCCCGAAATGCGGCGAGGTGATCCAGATTTACAAAAATCCTGTCCCTACCGTGGATGTCATCATCGAGGTCGAGGGTGGGATCGTGCTTGTCAGGCGTAAAAATCCTCCCCCAGGCTGGGCCATCCCCGGCGGATTCGTGGACTACGGAGAACGGGTGGAGGAGGCGGCAATACGTGAGGCCCTGGAGGAAACCGGGCTTTCCGTACGTATCCAGTCCCTCCTCGGGGTCTATTCGGACCCGGCCCGGGACCCGCGGCTTCACACCATCAGCACCGTTTTCACTGCACGCGCCCAAGGGTCTCCCCGGGCAGGAGACGACGCTGCCGAAGTAGCAGTCTTTCCCGTGGACCGGCTTCCGGACGAGATGGCCTTTGACCACCGCAGGATCCTCCATGACTACGCGGCGTCCAGAAAGGATTCTGTGAGATCGAAAGGTTGA
- a CDS encoding bifunctional folylpolyglutamate synthase/dihydrofolate synthase, producing MTQSTGAMGLSRIQDEDEFLARDPHYREAIEYLNSFQFHGFRLGLERMERILAALGAPERSFQCIHIAGTNGKGSVSATLSSILTAAGLRVGLYTSPHLVSVRERFRVCETEISPEEFTKLAGEIRGLVEAGYELSYFEYTTVLAFLWFRMRGVAIAILETGLGGRLDATNVVTPLVSVITNVAWDHEKYLGRTLREIAKEKAGIIKPGVPVVNGAVDGEPGKVVRETCQRLAAPLRELGREFCCTCEDGGSITYKGKGRRMDGIRPILAGGHQVRNLSLALATCEVLQGCGIPIGDEAVRQGCASVRWPCRCEFLEGERTVLLDGAHNPDGAAALRAFLDRIYATRPLGALLFAATDEGGGKDVGSMIETLSPPFEQVVITEPPGPRAPVTLEGWRQIPLSFPFVLERDWRLALDRALGACGPERVLCVSGSLYLAGRVRAELIRRGYQELRERDILPVHGAH from the coding sequence ATGACACAGAGTACAGGCGCCATGGGTTTATCCAGGATACAGGACGAGGATGAATTCCTCGCACGTGACCCCCATTATAGGGAGGCCATAGAGTATCTCAACTCGTTCCAGTTCCACGGATTCCGCCTCGGGCTCGAGAGGATGGAGCGGATACTCGCTGCCCTCGGAGCGCCGGAGCGGTCCTTCCAGTGCATCCACATCGCAGGCACCAACGGCAAGGGGTCGGTCTCAGCAACCCTTTCAAGCATCCTGACCGCAGCAGGGCTCCGGGTCGGGCTCTATACCTCGCCCCATCTGGTCTCGGTCCGGGAGAGGTTCCGTGTCTGCGAGACGGAGATCAGCCCGGAGGAATTCACGAAACTTGCGGGCGAGATCAGGGGGCTTGTGGAGGCCGGATACGAGCTCTCCTACTTCGAGTACACGACCGTCCTCGCCTTCCTCTGGTTTCGAATGCGCGGGGTGGCCATCGCGATCCTCGAGACCGGGCTCGGAGGAAGGCTCGACGCCACGAACGTCGTCACCCCCCTTGTCTCCGTCATCACGAACGTGGCCTGGGACCACGAGAAATATCTGGGAAGGACCCTGCGGGAGATCGCTAAGGAAAAGGCTGGGATCATAAAACCAGGCGTCCCGGTGGTGAACGGGGCCGTGGACGGGGAGCCAGGAAAGGTCGTCCGGGAGACGTGCCAAAGGCTTGCGGCCCCGCTCCGTGAACTGGGGCGGGAATTTTGCTGTACCTGCGAAGACGGAGGATCCATAACATACAAAGGCAAGGGGCGCCGAATGGACGGCATCAGACCGATCCTTGCTGGCGGACACCAGGTCAGGAACCTTTCCCTGGCCCTTGCCACATGCGAGGTCCTGCAAGGGTGCGGCATCCCCATCGGGGACGAGGCCGTCCGGCAGGGATGCGCCTCGGTCCGCTGGCCCTGCAGGTGCGAATTCCTTGAAGGAGAGCGCACCGTCCTTCTCGACGGGGCCCACAACCCGGACGGGGCCGCGGCCCTTCGCGCCTTCCTCGACAGGATCTACGCAACCCGCCCCCTGGGGGCACTCCTCTTCGCCGCCACGGATGAGGGAGGGGGAAAGGACGTGGGCAGCATGATCGAGACCCTTTCCCCCCCCTTCGAGCAGGTCGTCATCACCGAACCTCCAGGTCCCAGGGCCCCGGTCACCCTGGAAGGCTGGAGACAGATCCCCCTGTCTTTTCCTTTCGTCCTGGAAAGGGACTGGCGCCTGGCCTTGGACAGGGCGCTCGGTGCGTGCGGGCCAGAAAGGGTTCTATGTGTCTCAGGGTCCCTCTACCTGGCGGGCAGGGTCCGCGCCGAGCTCATTCGGAGGGGATACCAGGAGTTGCGGGAGAGGGATATACTGCCGGTTCATGGAGCGCATTGA
- a CDS encoding DUF3782 domain-containing protein, whose protein sequence is MTTSTSELSWDDLKAMLAGLIEQGRETDRRMQETDRLIRELREESRETDQQIKELGKQIAGLGDKFGYFTEGMALPSLERILEERFGMEHISPRHRVRSRGKEREYDVLAWANDKVKSIVLVEVKSRVKREAVDQLLAQLDELPELLPELTQGKVRMGILAGVDWDQNVAEAAQAAGLYTARIHGNLFELTVPEGFKPRQWLG, encoded by the coding sequence ATGACCACCTCAACCTCCGAACTAAGTTGGGATGACCTCAAAGCTATGCTTGCAGGCCTTATAGAGCAAGGTCGCGAAACGGATCGCCGCATGCAGGAAACGGATCGTCTCATTCGAGAGCTGCGAGAAGAAAGCCGCGAGACGGATCAGCAAATCAAGGAGCTGGGCAAGCAGATTGCTGGGCTTGGCGATAAATTTGGTTACTTCACTGAAGGCATGGCCCTTCCCTCCTTAGAGCGCATCTTGGAAGAGCGCTTTGGCATGGAACACATCTCGCCCCGTCACCGGGTACGCAGTCGAGGCAAAGAGCGTGAGTACGACGTGCTGGCCTGGGCCAATGACAAGGTCAAGAGCATCGTACTGGTAGAGGTCAAAAGCAGGGTCAAGCGTGAGGCGGTAGATCAGCTTTTGGCTCAATTGGATGAACTGCCTGAGCTTCTGCCAGAATTGACCCAGGGCAAGGTGCGTATGGGTATCCTTGCTGGGGTGGATTGGGATCAAAACGTGGCTGAAGCCGCCCAGGCTGCAGGGCTTTACACCGCCCGCATTCATGGCAATCTATTCGAGCTTACCGTCCCAGAAGGCTTTAAGCCTCGGCAGTGGTTAGGGTAA
- a CDS encoding cytochrome c3 family protein codes for MAPVLCVIFVFCCLSGCAVDPSGPAFDRKGCRACHPVILDPAHDIGCVNCHSGRPEAQEKAVAHEGLVPRPAHPSSMDAVCGRCHAAETARAKTSPHFTMSGMISAVWRAFFPGETMDLSRLPSDAPHSSPEALVGDLLRRRCLLCHIAVSGDGYSGTQRGTGCAACHTVLAKDPRDHRFRKGVPDDRCLACHYGNFVGWDYYGRFEKDFEEDFRAPLVRGDLPDRPYGVEWHEMTPDVHRTAGLSCSNCHPGGPCTDERAVSCLECHEGSTQRVSHPGPLLDLSRVGHRQEDREHVDCAVCHAVWSFQDRGRSLVRQDDPFWGEWVYLAVQGSREVELAVEKAVRCKDPSAAGYMLDRLTGEARPGIWFQLFEERRSWPVPFAEDLQGRLRVTRPLLDLHLSYIDADGRAIFDGLSPAPDARSIPYTPHTVGKADHFRTLAVAKRLMGRSENRDHR; via the coding sequence ATGGCGCCTGTACTCTGTGTCATTTTTGTTTTCTGCTGCCTTTCAGGCTGCGCGGTGGACCCATCCGGACCGGCCTTCGACCGGAAAGGATGCCGTGCGTGCCATCCTGTCATTCTGGATCCTGCCCACGATATCGGTTGTGTCAACTGCCACTCGGGCAGGCCAGAGGCGCAGGAGAAGGCCGTTGCCCACGAAGGGCTCGTTCCTCGGCCAGCCCACCCGTCATCCATGGATGCCGTGTGCGGAAGGTGCCACGCGGCTGAGACCGCCCGCGCCAAGACGTCCCCCCACTTTACCATGTCAGGCATGATTTCTGCAGTCTGGAGGGCCTTTTTCCCGGGGGAGACCATGGATCTCTCCCGGCTTCCCTCAGATGCTCCGCACAGCTCCCCTGAGGCCCTCGTGGGGGATCTACTTCGCAGACGCTGTTTGCTCTGCCACATTGCAGTTTCTGGGGACGGCTACTCCGGCACACAGCGGGGGACAGGATGTGCAGCCTGCCACACGGTCCTTGCAAAAGACCCGCGTGACCACCGCTTTCGAAAAGGGGTGCCGGACGATCGGTGTCTGGCCTGCCACTACGGAAACTTCGTGGGTTGGGACTATTACGGCCGGTTCGAAAAGGACTTCGAGGAAGACTTTCGGGCCCCCCTTGTGCGCGGAGACCTTCCGGATCGGCCCTACGGGGTCGAGTGGCACGAGATGACACCGGATGTCCACAGGACCGCTGGCCTTTCCTGCTCGAACTGCCATCCTGGCGGACCCTGTACGGATGAAAGGGCGGTGTCCTGTCTGGAGTGCCACGAAGGTTCCACGCAGCGCGTTTCGCACCCCGGCCCCCTTCTCGATCTTAGCAGGGTCGGCCATCGCCAGGAGGACCGGGAACACGTGGACTGTGCGGTCTGCCATGCCGTCTGGTCCTTCCAGGACAGGGGAAGGAGCCTTGTACGCCAGGACGACCCGTTCTGGGGTGAATGGGTCTATTTGGCCGTCCAGGGAAGCCGTGAGGTGGAGCTCGCTGTGGAGAAGGCGGTCCGCTGCAAGGATCCTTCGGCTGCGGGATATATGCTGGACAGGCTCACAGGGGAGGCTCGGCCCGGCATCTGGTTTCAGCTCTTTGAAGAGCGCCGCTCTTGGCCTGTCCCCTTTGCAGAGGACCTTCAGGGCCGTCTCAGGGTGACGAGGCCGCTTCTCGATCTCCACCTGAGTTACATAGATGCGGACGGCAGGGCCATTTTCGATGGGCTTTCCCCAGCCCCGGATGCCAGGTCCATCCCTTATACGCCCCATACCGTGGGCAAGGCCGATCATTTTCGGACCCTGGCCGTGGCGAAGCGGCTGATGGGGCGGTCAGAGAACAGGGATCATAGATGA